In Deltaproteobacteria bacterium, a single genomic region encodes these proteins:
- a CDS encoding HyaD/HybD family hydrogenase maturation endopeptidase, whose protein sequence is MIIFHIIKRLKINFMTSNSTTSFRTDQKKILIAGLGNTLLGDEGVGVKIIESLEKRVHLPQNISLLDGGTAGYTLIDCMKDYEKVILIDAVRGGARPGTVYRLSFDDIIRRPELKLSGHQIDLPEVLMLAKQLGELPQIVLIGIEPENMEYGMELSLKVSRATREVMEEIFRLI, encoded by the coding sequence ATGATAATATTTCATATTATCAAGCGCCTAAAAATTAACTTTATGACTTCTAATTCAACAACTTCTTTCAGGACGGATCAAAAAAAAATACTCATTGCAGGGCTGGGAAATACCCTTCTGGGCGATGAAGGTGTTGGTGTAAAAATTATTGAGTCCCTTGAAAAGCGCGTCCATCTTCCGCAAAATATCAGTCTTCTCGATGGCGGCACGGCAGGATACACGCTTATTGATTGCATGAAAGATTATGAAAAAGTTATACTCATCGATGCCGTAAGGGGAGGAGCAAGGCCGGGAACGGTTTATCGCCTCAGTTTTGATGACATAATAAGGCGCCCTGAACTAAAACTATCAGGTCACCAGATAGACCTTCCGGAGGTACTCATGCTGGCAAAGCAACTGGGAGAACTCCCGCAAATAGTTCTTATCGGCATCGAACCGGAAAATATGGAATATGGAATGGAACTTAGTCTGAAAGTAAGCAGGGCAACGAGGGAGGTAATGGAAGAAATATTCCGCCTTATATAA
- a CDS encoding lysophospholipid acyltransferase family protein, with product MNIKNYFYFTAYIPFFIITKIFNVLPLPAARLLGRFIGCSFFCVSHKYRTMAVNNILKALSLKKIDALKMAHSTFENFGVSFVEMVKFQGISREKVSKYVEIEGYHNYLKAAQSEKGAFLMSAHIGNWEMLAAVHSMLSGSISVIYKKTKNPFVEKYISKMRNKNNIVSIYRRNSARKIVSALKKGDTVGILPDLRTNKGLRIEADFFGMPALTNYGIALLAIRTGAPIVPGFAVRTKEGRLKCIYGEPIYLEKTGNDPSSLKKAVSRINLVLEDIIKKYPDQWYWMHDRWKPAAVQEKDHDSSLRKKAA from the coding sequence ATGAACATAAAAAACTACTTTTATTTTACCGCATATATCCCTTTTTTTATAATTACGAAGATTTTTAATGTTCTGCCGCTGCCTGCCGCCCGCCTGCTGGGAAGATTTATCGGCTGTTCCTTCTTTTGTGTGAGCCATAAATACAGAACCATGGCGGTCAATAATATCCTGAAAGCATTGTCGCTTAAAAAGATTGATGCCCTCAAAATGGCCCACTCCACCTTTGAGAACTTTGGCGTAAGTTTTGTTGAAATGGTTAAATTCCAGGGTATTTCCAGGGAAAAGGTTTCAAAGTATGTTGAGATTGAAGGGTACCACAACTATTTAAAGGCGGCTCAATCTGAAAAGGGCGCTTTTCTCATGAGCGCCCATATAGGAAACTGGGAAATGCTGGCTGCTGTTCACAGCATGCTTTCAGGTTCCATTTCCGTTATTTATAAAAAAACAAAAAATCCCTTTGTAGAAAAATATATAAGTAAAATGCGCAATAAAAATAATATTGTAAGTATTTACAGGCGGAATTCAGCCCGCAAAATTGTCAGCGCTTTAAAAAAAGGTGATACAGTAGGGATCTTGCCTGACCTTAGAACAAACAAAGGACTCAGGATCGAGGCTGATTTTTTTGGTATGCCTGCTTTGACCAATTATGGCATTGCGCTTCTGGCTATCAGAACAGGGGCGCCTATTGTCCCCGGTTTTGCCGTAAGAACAAAAGAGGGGCGTCTCAAGTGTATCTACGGTGAACCCATTTACCTGGAGAAAACGGGAAACGACCCGTCATCCTTGAAAAAAGCGGTTTCCAGGATCAACCTCGTTCTTGAAGATATCATAAAAAAATATCCTGATCAGTGGTACTGGATGCATGACAGGTGGAAGCCTGCTGCAGTACAGGAAAAAGATCATGACTCATCTCTCAGAAAAAAAGCAGCCTGA
- a CDS encoding UvrD-helicase domain-containing protein → MSSRISHEIHRLNPRQKEAVLHREGPLLVLAGAGSGKTRVITMRVAHLIDKGVSPEEVLAVTFTNKAAREMKERVRSMLKGSSASLPLISTFHSLCMRILRKEIEHIGYRKDFTIYDTSDQLSLVRNLMSDVKVLDKSVKVESIMERISWAKNGMKPAHDMESSETDDVGALSKSLYSRYQEAMKAFNAVDFDDLLLLTLKLFREHTEVLERYVHRFRYIMVDEYQDTNSIQYQFIRMLAGERMNLCVVGDDDQSIYGWRGADIGNILGFEKDFKGAKVVRLEQNYRSFGYILRAANGVIKNNTKRMGKSLWTERGLGPRIKLSSADNAESEARSAAERISLIKYDKKRKYEDFAIIYRANLLSRPFEEALRKERIPYTVIGGTSYFERKEIKDLAAYLKVIANPADDLSLLKIANIPKRGLGATTLEKFANHAREKGITLFDSFRRAGELTTINEKQAGTVTAFAALLEKFMVPFACKGKMTGAMKELVRDIGYKDYLYELYKTVDVAVRKIENVESFIASMSQYEQDDMESTLQGFLEIMALTDMEESKEEESFGVTLISLHSSKGLEFPVVFLVGMEEGILPHKKSLFTEGGLDEERRLCYVGITRAMEELYISHSNHRSKYGKDEPSSPSRFIDEIPDEVVQREGGDSIADADESDKKAKAFFANIHAMLED, encoded by the coding sequence ATGTCATCCAGAATCAGCCATGAGATCCACCGATTAAATCCCCGCCAGAAAGAGGCCGTTCTCCACAGGGAAGGTCCCCTTTTAGTCCTTGCAGGCGCCGGCAGTGGTAAAACCCGCGTCATTACCATGCGTGTCGCCCATCTCATTGATAAGGGCGTTTCTCCTGAAGAGGTTCTTGCCGTGACTTTTACAAACAAGGCGGCACGGGAGATGAAAGAGAGAGTCCGCTCCATGTTAAAGGGGAGCTCCGCTTCCCTGCCGCTTATATCGACCTTTCACTCTTTGTGTATGAGAATACTGAGAAAAGAGATAGAGCACATCGGTTACAGGAAGGATTTTACCATTTATGATACTTCCGATCAGCTTTCCCTCGTTCGCAACCTTATGTCTGATGTAAAGGTTCTCGATAAAAGTGTTAAAGTCGAATCAATCATGGAAAGAATAAGTTGGGCAAAGAATGGAATGAAACCCGCCCATGATATGGAATCATCGGAAACGGATGATGTGGGCGCTCTTTCAAAATCACTTTACAGCAGATACCAGGAGGCAATGAAGGCATTTAACGCCGTAGATTTCGATGACCTCCTTTTGCTTACCTTGAAACTTTTCAGGGAACATACAGAGGTTCTTGAGCGGTATGTCCATCGATTCCGTTACATTATGGTTGATGAGTACCAGGATACAAACAGTATTCAGTATCAGTTCATCAGGATGCTGGCGGGAGAACGTATGAATCTCTGTGTCGTCGGTGATGATGACCAGTCTATCTATGGCTGGCGGGGGGCTGATATCGGCAATATTCTCGGTTTTGAAAAAGACTTTAAGGGCGCCAAAGTGGTGCGTCTTGAACAGAACTACCGGTCTTTCGGATATATTCTCAGGGCGGCTAACGGTGTTATCAAAAATAATACAAAAAGAATGGGCAAATCCTTATGGACCGAAAGAGGGCTGGGACCCAGGATTAAACTTTCCTCTGCCGATAATGCAGAAAGTGAGGCCCGGAGCGCAGCAGAAAGAATCTCTCTTATAAAATATGACAAGAAGCGAAAGTATGAAGATTTTGCCATTATTTACAGGGCTAATCTCCTGTCGCGCCCTTTTGAAGAGGCCTTGAGAAAAGAAAGGATTCCCTACACTGTTATTGGCGGCACCAGCTATTTTGAGCGGAAGGAGATAAAAGACCTTGCCGCCTATCTGAAGGTAATTGCCAATCCTGCCGATGATTTGAGCCTTCTCAAAATTGCCAATATTCCCAAAAGAGGGCTGGGAGCAACAACACTGGAGAAGTTTGCAAACCATGCAAGAGAAAAGGGTATTACACTTTTTGATTCTTTCAGAAGGGCAGGAGAATTAACGACGATTAATGAAAAACAGGCAGGAACAGTCACAGCATTTGCGGCCCTTCTTGAAAAGTTCATGGTACCCTTTGCATGCAAAGGGAAAATGACAGGTGCCATGAAGGAGCTTGTGAGGGATATCGGATACAAGGATTATCTTTATGAACTTTACAAAACCGTCGATGTGGCCGTCAGAAAGATAGAGAACGTAGAAAGCTTTATTGCAAGCATGTCCCAGTACGAGCAGGATGACATGGAATCGACTCTCCAGGGTTTTCTTGAAATAATGGCTCTTACCGATATGGAGGAATCGAAGGAAGAGGAATCCTTCGGCGTGACGCTCATCTCTCTTCATTCGTCTAAAGGGCTTGAATTTCCCGTCGTCTTTCTTGTGGGCATGGAGGAAGGGATTCTTCCTCACAAGAAATCCCTTTTTACCGAAGGGGGGCTTGATGAGGAGAGAAGGCTCTGCTATGTAGGGATTACGAGAGCCATGGAGGAACTCTATATCAGTCATAGCAATCACAGAAGCAAATACGGGAAAGATGAACCCTCCTCACCTTCCCGGTTTATCGATGAAATTCCTGATGAAGTTGTTCAACGGGAAGGTGGTGACAGCATTGCCGATGCCGATGAAAGCGACAAGAAGGCAAAGGCTTTTTTTGCCAATATTCATGCCATGCTGGAGGATTAG
- a CDS encoding twin-arginine translocation signal domain-containing protein: MRDKSSSRRNFLKKAAMGSVAVAATAGIAKKVVDIAVEKGRKGSDAEYLSQGDRIFHGREYVEMSEVEKNRQVRMFVDNYRYDKV; encoded by the coding sequence ATGAGAGACAAAAGCAGTTCGAGACGAAACTTTCTGAAAAAAGCAGCCATGGGCAGTGTCGCCGTTGCTGCAACAGCGGGTATTGCCAAAAAGGTAGTTGACATCGCTGTAGAGAAGGGAAGAAAAGGTTCCGATGCCGAATATCTCAGCCAGGGAGACAGGATTTTTCATGGCAGGGAGTATGTCGAAATGAGTGAGGTGGAAAAGAACCGGCAGGTCAGGATGTTTGTAGATAACTACAGATATGATAAGGTCTGA
- a CDS encoding 4Fe-4S dicluster domain-containing protein, with product MSNKQNIEKGKSRREFLKDAGVAGAGAFAGAAALLTGSDDAEARTTWAEHFQKNYRLMTDAEKQEAKERLETRYSEEYDKKVEVGIEPSMPGVLFGYALNIQKCIGCRRCVHACVKENNQSRHDPEGNATEIQWIRVIRMEKGNFAFKKENMDEGYPHSKGEEYGVQVGGNAYSPVGTILEGQHYYEPQRVPEKDAFYFPIQCHQCEKPPCVKVCPVRTTYRDPDGVVVIDYNWCIGCRMCMGACPYWARRFNWGKPNLPKEEMNPRTHYMGNRPRMKGVVEKCHFCLQRSRKGRYTACIEVCPVGARKFGNLLDENSEVRKILDRKRVFRLKAELNTFPKFFYFVD from the coding sequence ATGTCAAATAAACAAAACATTGAAAAAGGGAAGTCTCGCAGAGAGTTCCTGAAGGATGCCGGCGTTGCAGGCGCCGGCGCATTTGCAGGTGCCGCTGCGCTCCTGACGGGTTCTGATGATGCTGAAGCCAGGACGACATGGGCCGAGCACTTTCAGAAAAACTACAGGCTCATGACTGATGCCGAAAAGCAGGAAGCGAAAGAGAGACTGGAGACACGTTATTCTGAAGAGTATGACAAAAAGGTTGAAGTTGGTATTGAGCCGTCCATGCCGGGTGTGCTTTTCGGATATGCTCTCAATATCCAGAAGTGTATCGGTTGCAGGCGTTGTGTTCATGCCTGTGTAAAGGAGAACAACCAGTCCCGTCATGATCCGGAAGGTAACGCTACTGAAATTCAGTGGATCAGGGTTATCCGTATGGAGAAAGGGAACTTTGCTTTTAAGAAAGAAAATATGGATGAGGGCTATCCCCATAGCAAAGGTGAAGAGTATGGCGTTCAGGTTGGAGGAAACGCGTACAGCCCCGTCGGCACCATTCTTGAGGGGCAGCATTACTACGAGCCGCAGCGAGTTCCCGAAAAGGATGCTTTCTACTTTCCTATCCAATGCCATCAGTGTGAAAAGCCGCCCTGCGTTAAGGTTTGTCCCGTAAGAACGACTTACAGAGACCCCGATGGTGTTGTCGTTATCGATTACAACTGGTGTATCGGATGCAGAATGTGTATGGGCGCCTGCCCTTACTGGGCGAGGAGATTTAACTGGGGCAAACCCAACCTTCCGAAAGAAGAAATGAATCCCAGAACTCACTACATGGGTAACAGGCCGAGAATGAAAGGTGTTGTTGAAAAATGTCACTTCTGCCTCCAGAGATCGAGGAAGGGCAGATATACGGCCTGTATCGAGGTCTGTCCTGTGGGCGCCAGAAAGTTCGGTAATCTTCTCGACGAGAATTCAGAGGTGAGGAAGATTCTCGACAGGAAGAGAGTTTTCAGACTCAAAGCTGAACTCAACACCTTTCCTAAATTCTTTTACTTTGTTGATTAA
- the nrfD gene encoding polysulfide reductase NrfD encodes MKQIRFGIDFLTYALKGGGKFYVWLLFLSFFIMLWAFGNITQIVQGMIVTNLNDQVSWGLYMSNFVFLVGVAAAAVTIVFPAYVYNYKPLKDVVIIGEMLAISAVVMCILFVLSHMGRPDRLWHILPGLGIYNWPNSMLTWDVAVLNGYLALNLICGFYYMYKKYTGEPMNKTFYMTFVYISIVWAFSIHTVTAFLLNTMPTRPMWFHSIVPIKFIVTAFSAGPAFIILSFFIIRKHTKLEIKDEAINMISTIVTFCLGISLFLTLSEVVTELYPSTEHSFSLKYLMFGKHGLSKLVGWFWVSLAMNILAFILLINPTTRKNYNILPFACVLLFAGIWIEKGMAFVLPGMIPSPIGEFVEYSPSWIEIGNSLGAWGVGLTVFTILAKGAIGVQLGEVKYPSGN; translated from the coding sequence ATGAAACAGATAAGATTTGGAATTGATTTTCTGACATATGCCCTCAAAGGGGGCGGCAAGTTTTACGTATGGCTGCTCTTTTTAAGCTTTTTTATAATGCTCTGGGCTTTTGGCAACATTACGCAGATTGTACAGGGTATGATAGTAACCAATCTGAACGACCAGGTAAGCTGGGGGCTTTACATGTCCAACTTTGTTTTCCTTGTTGGTGTGGCGGCGGCGGCAGTAACCATCGTTTTTCCTGCCTATGTCTATAACTACAAGCCCTTAAAGGATGTTGTCATTATCGGGGAAATGCTGGCCATTTCAGCCGTTGTTATGTGTATTCTTTTCGTTCTCAGCCACATGGGACGCCCTGACAGGCTCTGGCATATTCTTCCGGGCCTGGGAATATATAACTGGCCCAACTCCATGCTGACCTGGGATGTTGCCGTATTGAACGGCTATCTGGCGCTGAACCTGATATGTGGTTTCTACTACATGTACAAAAAATATACGGGCGAACCCATGAACAAAACTTTCTACATGACTTTTGTTTATATTTCAATCGTCTGGGCTTTCAGCATTCACACGGTAACGGCATTTCTTCTCAACACCATGCCTACAAGGCCTATGTGGTTCCATTCCATTGTGCCCATTAAATTTATTGTGACGGCTTTTTCGGCGGGACCGGCATTCATCATTCTTTCTTTCTTTATAATCAGGAAACATACAAAGCTTGAAATTAAAGATGAAGCGATTAACATGATTTCTACGATAGTTACTTTCTGCCTCGGTATTTCACTTTTCCTGACACTTTCCGAGGTTGTAACGGAACTTTACCCGAGCACGGAACATTCATTTTCGCTCAAATATCTCATGTTTGGAAAACATGGGCTTTCGAAGCTCGTGGGCTGGTTCTGGGTATCACTGGCAATGAACATTCTTGCCTTTATCCTGCTTATTAATCCAACGACAAGGAAAAATTACAATATTCTTCCTTTTGCCTGTGTTCTTCTTTTTGCAGGTATCTGGATCGAAAAGGGGATGGCCTTTGTTCTTCCCGGTATGATTCCGAGCCCCATCGGCGAGTTTGTTGAATATTCACCCTCATGGATTGAGATCGGTAATTCTCTCGGTGCATGGGGAGTTGGATTGACTGTCTTTACCATCCTGGCCAAGGGGGCAATAGGTGTTCAGCTTGGTGAAGTCAAATATCCTTCGGGCAATTAG
- a CDS encoding ATP-binding cassette domain-containing protein produces MISLKEVSHIYNAGTPIEKKVLSRVTLAISNGETLGIMGSPGSGKTTLAMIMAGLIEPTSGNIITPGPGPGKTGLLFQFPEHQLFCDTVFNDITYPLREIMELSSSAVEDRYEKACKGAGLDPDFIRKERQSELSDGERRRVAIASVLAMEPSVLILDEPTSGLDPVGKTRLLNEIKNLSDQGKTVIIISHDIEDLLHMAKRIIFIDKGLIRDDGPARKILSRLSEKEETLAMLPYVTEVLVRLKRKGVNIRDDIYDPREAFEEIKKVLKNR; encoded by the coding sequence ATGATATCTTTAAAAGAGGTCAGCCACATATACAATGCAGGCACACCTATAGAAAAGAAGGTTCTAAGCAGGGTAACCCTTGCCATAAGCAATGGTGAGACACTTGGCATAATGGGTTCGCCGGGATCGGGTAAAACAACGCTCGCCATGATAATGGCAGGTCTTATCGAGCCGACTTCGGGGAATATTATCACACCGGGACCGGGGCCGGGCAAAACAGGGCTTCTTTTCCAGTTTCCTGAACATCAGCTCTTCTGTGATACGGTTTTTAATGATATAACCTACCCATTAAGAGAAATTATGGAGCTTTCTTCGTCAGCGGTTGAAGACCGATACGAAAAGGCATGTAAGGGCGCCGGTCTGGACCCTGACTTCATCAGAAAGGAGAGACAAAGTGAACTCAGCGATGGTGAGCGAAGACGTGTGGCCATTGCCTCGGTTCTCGCCATGGAGCCTTCTGTTCTCATATTGGATGAACCTACTTCAGGGCTTGATCCGGTGGGAAAAACCAGGCTCCTTAATGAAATAAAAAATCTTTCTGATCAGGGTAAAACCGTCATTATTATTTCCCATGATATAGAAGATCTCCTCCATATGGCCAAGAGAATAATCTTTATCGATAAGGGATTGATAAGGGATGATGGGCCGGCCCGGAAAATACTCTCCAGGCTTTCTGAAAAGGAGGAGACACTCGCCATGCTCCCTTATGTAACAGAGGTCCTGGTGAGGCTAAAAAGAAAGGGCGTCAATATAAGGGATGATATTTATGACCCCCGTGAAGCATTTGAGGAAATTAAAAAGGTGCTAAAGAATAGATAA
- the hflX gene encoding GTPase HflX, producing the protein MAGSQQEILIPDLSRYRTGPGRLRGIRCIHTHLKGEPLSEDDLTDLALLKLDMMLAIEVKDSGLPGLTYMAHLVPENPDEKRWEILKPQFPWNIDIPFDHFIDSLEGEIGKSLKRKEKKGKSGRAILISVTDKNRHSAEASMSELRELAISAGTEVLDEIIQYPRKINPRFLMGSGKLKDLLIMSLQYGADLLIFDQDLSPGQVKAITEITDLKVMDRSQLILDIFAQRAHSREGKVKVELAQLRYIKPRLMAKDDALSRLTGGIGGRGPGETKLEVDRRRIDDRINALQKELHHLSRGRGVRKTRRLRSGMPLISIVGYTNAGKSTLFNALTGSHVLEEDRLFATLDTTTRKFWLGEGKEIIFSDTVGFIRDLPQDLVDAFKSTLDELLDSALLLHVVDIADAEMEDHIRSVENILHEVGAANIPRCIVLNKIDALPAEALAASLMQIKGIPVSAHERLGFSELLTEINDILWKREAS; encoded by the coding sequence ATGGCGGGAAGCCAGCAGGAAATTCTTATTCCCGACCTGAGCAGGTACAGGACAGGCCCTGGCAGACTTAGGGGTATAAGATGTATTCACACTCACCTCAAAGGAGAGCCACTCTCTGAAGATGACCTTACCGACCTTGCGCTGCTCAAACTCGATATGATGCTGGCCATTGAGGTAAAAGACTCGGGTCTTCCCGGCCTTACCTATATGGCCCACCTTGTTCCCGAAAATCCTGATGAAAAACGCTGGGAGATTTTAAAACCCCAATTTCCCTGGAATATTGATATCCCCTTTGATCATTTTATCGATTCGCTTGAAGGTGAAATCGGAAAGTCACTTAAAAGGAAAGAGAAAAAGGGGAAAAGCGGCCGGGCCATACTCATTAGTGTTACCGATAAAAACAGGCATTCAGCGGAGGCCTCCATGTCGGAACTGAGGGAGCTTGCCATATCGGCGGGAACGGAAGTACTCGATGAAATTATCCAGTATCCCAGGAAAATCAATCCCAGATTTTTAATGGGTTCCGGTAAATTAAAAGACCTCCTTATTATGAGCCTTCAGTACGGCGCAGACCTGCTCATCTTTGACCAGGACCTTTCACCGGGCCAGGTAAAAGCCATTACGGAAATAACAGACCTTAAGGTAATGGACAGAAGCCAGCTCATTCTCGACATTTTTGCTCAACGGGCTCACAGCCGGGAAGGTAAGGTTAAAGTGGAACTGGCACAACTTCGTTATATAAAACCCCGCCTTATGGCCAAGGACGATGCATTATCGAGGCTTACCGGTGGAATCGGGGGAAGGGGTCCCGGTGAAACAAAGCTGGAGGTGGACAGAAGGCGGATTGACGACAGAATAAATGCGCTGCAAAAAGAGTTACATCATTTGAGCCGTGGAAGGGGTGTAAGAAAAACAAGGAGATTAAGGAGCGGCATGCCGCTCATCTCCATTGTGGGCTATACCAATGCCGGAAAGTCGACCCTCTTTAATGCACTCACGGGTAGTCATGTTTTAGAGGAAGACCGTTTATTTGCAACACTTGATACGACAACGAGAAAATTCTGGCTCGGTGAGGGAAAGGAGATTATTTTCAGTGATACCGTCGGTTTCATCAGGGACCTCCCGCAGGACCTGGTCGATGCATTCAAGTCAACACTGGACGAACTTTTGGATTCGGCGCTTCTTCTTCATGTTGTCGATATTGCTGATGCAGAGATGGAGGACCATATCCGTTCCGTAGAGAATATATTGCATGAAGTGGGCGCAGCTAATATACCACGATGCATTGTCCTTAACAAGATCGATGCCCTTCCGGCGGAAGCGCTGGCAGCATCGTTAATGCAGATTAAAGGTATACCTGTTTCTGCTCATGAAAGGTTGGGCTTTAGCGAGCTCCTCACTGAAATCAATGACATTTTGTGGAAGAGGGAGGCCTCCTGA
- a CDS encoding carbon-nitrogen hydrolase family protein, with product MENFIVAAIQMTSVNDRDENLNKANILLSEGIERGASLLALPENFSFMGKEEEKTRVVEDLESGISLRFLKEFAFKKGVWIMGGSIPVKADSGKMYNTSLLINDNGDIAARYDKIHLFDVDIAGGESHRESKLVEPGKEPVTVDTPLGRLGLSICYDLRFPELYRSLTQEGAKIIFSPAAFTVETGLAHWEILIRARAIENQVYMIAPAQYGTHSSTRRTFGHAMIVDPWGKVLAKAADRETVITAEIDFSYQDEVRQGLPCLRHRRF from the coding sequence ATGGAAAATTTTATTGTTGCTGCTATTCAAATGACCTCTGTAAATGACAGAGATGAAAACCTTAATAAGGCAAATATACTTTTATCAGAAGGTATAGAGAGGGGGGCTTCTCTTCTGGCTTTGCCGGAAAATTTTTCCTTTATGGGAAAAGAGGAAGAAAAGACAAGGGTCGTGGAAGACCTGGAAAGTGGCATTTCCCTTAGGTTCCTAAAGGAATTTGCCTTTAAAAAGGGGGTCTGGATAATGGGTGGCTCTATTCCCGTCAAAGCAGATAGCGGTAAGATGTATAATACATCCCTGCTCATTAACGACAACGGCGATATTGCGGCCAGGTATGACAAAATTCACCTTTTTGATGTAGATATTGCAGGGGGTGAAAGCCATCGCGAGTCAAAACTGGTTGAACCGGGCAAAGAGCCTGTTACTGTTGATACACCCCTTGGCAGGCTCGGATTGTCCATCTGCTATGATCTTCGCTTTCCTGAACTCTACCGCAGTTTGACTCAAGAAGGAGCAAAGATCATATTTTCGCCCGCTGCTTTTACGGTGGAAACAGGCCTTGCCCACTGGGAAATTCTAATACGCGCCCGTGCCATTGAAAACCAGGTTTACATGATTGCGCCGGCCCAGTACGGCACGCATAGCTCAACACGGCGCACATTCGGTCATGCTATGATTGTCGATCCCTGGGGCAAGGTGCTTGCTAAAGCGGCGGACAGGGAAACGGTTATTACCGCTGAGATCGATTTTTCTTACCAGGACGAGGTAAGACAAGGCCTGCCCTGCCTACGGCACAGACGTTTCTGA
- a CDS encoding Slp family lipoprotein, with protein MDRGNISALIMALILVFINLSGCASVIPRELKKDLDLDITFEDVIARGDSLSGEKILWGGVIATSKNEVGKTVIEVVQVPLGSSDRPGNIDLSKGRFIVEHKGYLETAIYSEGREITVAGKIRGTRPGKVGQMNYSFPLVESIKIHLWEKKVEEVYPYYDPFYDPFYPWCRPYSPFYPYPYLPHRHPPEK; from the coding sequence ATGGATAGGGGAAACATTTCAGCCCTGATAATGGCGTTAATTCTTGTTTTTATAAACCTCTCTGGTTGTGCGTCCGTTATCCCACGTGAGTTAAAGAAAGATCTTGATCTTGACATTACTTTCGAGGATGTGATCGCAAGGGGAGATTCCCTTTCAGGGGAGAAAATACTCTGGGGTGGTGTTATAGCCACATCAAAAAATGAAGTCGGCAAAACAGTAATAGAAGTCGTCCAGGTTCCTCTCGGTTCCTCCGACAGGCCGGGGAATATTGATTTATCGAAGGGACGCTTTATTGTCGAACATAAAGGCTACCTGGAAACCGCCATTTATTCTGAAGGCAGAGAGATTACCGTAGCCGGTAAAATAAGAGGGACCCGGCCTGGCAAAGTCGGTCAGATGAACTATAGTTTCCCCCTAGTTGAAAGCATAAAAATCCATCTCTGGGAAAAGAAGGTCGAAGAGGTTTATCCCTACTACGATCCCTTTTATGATCCATTCTATCCCTGGTGCCGCCCATATTCACCTTTTTATCCTTATCCTTATCTGCCCCACCGGCACCCGCCTGAAAAGTAG
- a CDS encoding nuclear transport factor 2 family protein has product MKPLELAYQYMDYFYGEGPIDAMKDLLTEPFTFKGPFYEFDGAEAYIASLKADPPKDMDYDIMQAYENETSACLVYQFSKEGVSTAMSQTFEVTNGKISRILLVFDSGAFG; this is encoded by the coding sequence ATGAAACCACTGGAACTGGCTTATCAATATATGGATTATTTTTATGGCGAAGGACCGATAGATGCCATGAAGGATTTATTGACTGAACCCTTTACATTCAAAGGACCATTCTACGAGTTCGATGGGGCAGAGGCCTACATCGCTTCCCTCAAGGCAGACCCGCCGAAAGATATGGACTATGATATCATGCAAGCCTACGAAAATGAGACTTCCGCCTGTCTTGTTTATCAATTTTCAAAAGAGGGTGTATCAACAGCCATGTCTCAAACATTTGAAGTTACTAATGGGAAAATATCCCGGATTTTGCTTGTCTTTGATTCAGGAGCCTTTGGTTAA